From one Cydia strobilella chromosome 24, ilCydStro3.1, whole genome shotgun sequence genomic stretch:
- the LOC134752050 gene encoding gastrula zinc finger protein XlCGF57.1-like, with the protein MSIDAYFCFCCLSTNDLINLYSDKPDTNYAEMLKDLYSIQPLQEDYEDDSFVCEECARALQEARKFRRQVLETLNALQVNGLIELDKSENCTLVRKVSGEFVLEADVKYNVEEKNLTEVDKQDIKHPDDPESGEKDEKQPGIALEREKRITVARKRKKEPTVKNEVQYEVTEDFKCAECGMVLPNAYVYHAHMNKHFPNHICETCGKGFLTKKRLKRHMPSHIKGPFKCEQCDTEFNNYNSLNSHRQRKHKSVELYACPHPHCPSRFPTLTRRARHLAARHGARAPHTCSLCSKDFLLAGNLSTHMRNKHFKEKRHFCVECGAGFFQKQELRGHVAAHTGANDFQCALCDKSYPRKKALDVHMRGHRDERRFHCELCGKKFLQKCTLITHAKTHNRTTVQKKPDVL; encoded by the exons atgtcaattgatgcttatttttgtttttgctgtttATCAACCAATGATTTGATAAATTTATACAGTGATAAACCCGATACAAACTATGCCGAAATGCTTAAAGACCTTTATTCTATTCAA CCTTTACAAGAAGATTACGAAGACGACAGTTTCGTGTGTGAAGAGTGTGCTCGGGCGCTGCAGGAGGCACGGAAGTTCCGGCGCCAAGTTCTTGAAACCCTCAATGCTCTGCAGGTAAACGGAT taatTGAACTGGATAAATCAGAAAATTGTACACTAGTAAGGAAGGTCTCCGGAGAATTTGTTTTAGAAGCAGATGTCAAATATAATGTTGAGGAAAAAAATCTGACTGAAGTCGATAAACAAG ACATAAAACATCCAGATGATCCAGAGTCTGGAGAAAAAGATGAAAAACAACCCGGCATAGCACTAGAAAGAGAGAAGCGCATCACAGTAGCCCGGAAACGAAAGAAAGAGCCAACTGTCAAGAATGAGGTCCAATATGAGGTCACGGAAGATTTCAAGTGTGCCGAGTGTGGGATGGTGCTGCCCAATGCATATGTGTACCATGCGCATATGAATAAGCACTTCCCGAATCACATTTGTGAAACTTGCGGGAAAG GTTTCCTGACAAAGAAAAGACTCAAACGCCACATGCCATCTCACATCAAAGGCCCGTTCAAGTGCGAGCAGTGCGACACGGAGTTCAACAACTACAACTCTTTGAATTCACACAG ACAACGCAAGCACAAATCGGTGGAGCTGTACGCGTGCCCGCACCCGCACTGCCCGTCTCGCTTCCCCACGCTGACGCGGCGCGCGCGCCACCTCGCCGCGCGGCACGGCGCACGCGCGCCGCACACCTGCTCACTATGCTCCAAAGATTTCTTACTCGCAG gAAACCTGTCAACACACATGCGCAACAAGCACTTCAAAGAGAAGCGCCACTTCTGCGTGGAGTGCGGCGCCGGCTTCTTCCAGAAACAGGAGCTGCGCGGGCACGTGGCGGCGCACACCGGCGCCAACGACTTCCAGTGCGCGCTCTGcgataaaag TTATCCTCGCAAGAAAGCGCTGGACGTCCACATGAGGGGCCATCGCGACGAGCGCCGGTTCCACTGCGAGCTCTGCGGCAAGAAGTTCCTGCAAAAATGCACCTTAATCACACACGCTAAGACACACAATCGAACGACGGTACAGAAGAAACCGGACGTTTTATAA